A DNA window from Methanobrevibacter thaueri contains the following coding sequences:
- a CDS encoding ABC transporter permease, giving the protein MNKNKLLKFLGYKLVRFVILILVVAIFSFILLDLSPIDPVNAYLRQAAVSEAQRQILENYFGTNVPLTTKIYHWLLDLIQLNLGTSLIYRAPVIDIIWEKASASIVLMAISWVLSGVLGFVLGVVAGKNKGSWIDKAVKIYCYAIQSAPSFWVGMLVLMVFAVYLGWFPIGFGVPIGVRSTDATFLEWASRLVLPTLTLSLVGLAPIAMYTRNELIQVLSSDYVLFAKSRGEKGWDLIKNHGIRNILLPAVTLQFLSFSELFGGAVLVEQVFSYPGIGQTAVAAGLSSDVPLFLGIVIFSAIFVFVGNLLADLSYYLIDPRIKESEFND; this is encoded by the coding sequence TTGAATAAAAATAAATTATTGAAATTTTTGGGTTACAAGTTAGTACGTTTTGTGATATTGATACTTGTAGTTGCAATTTTTAGTTTCATATTATTAGATTTATCCCCTATTGATCCAGTTAACGCTTATTTAAGACAAGCAGCAGTATCAGAAGCACAAAGACAAATACTTGAGAATTATTTCGGTACAAATGTTCCTTTGACTACGAAAATTTACCATTGGCTATTAGATTTAATACAGCTTAATTTGGGAACTTCTTTAATATATCGTGCACCGGTTATTGATATCATTTGGGAAAAGGCTTCCGCTTCCATTGTGTTGATGGCCATCTCATGGGTATTGAGTGGGGTTCTTGGTTTTGTTCTAGGTGTTGTTGCAGGTAAAAATAAAGGTTCTTGGATAGACAAGGCAGTAAAAATTTATTGTTATGCAATTCAATCTGCACCGTCTTTCTGGGTAGGTATGCTTGTATTGATGGTATTTGCTGTTTATTTGGGATGGTTCCCAATTGGATTTGGTGTTCCAATTGGTGTTAGGAGTACTGATGCTACGTTTTTAGAATGGGCATCAAGGTTGGTGCTTCCTACACTTACATTGAGCCTGGTTGGTTTGGCACCGATTGCAATGTATACTCGTAATGAATTAATTCAGGTTTTATCTTCAGATTATGTGTTATTCGCTAAATCTAGAGGAGAAAAAGGATGGGATTTAATTAAAAATCACGGAATAAGGAACATATTGCTGCCTGCAGTAACATTACAGTTCTTATCTTTCAGTGAACTGTTTGGTGGAGCGGTACTTGTAGAGCAAGTATTCTCATATCCTGGTATTGGGCAAACGGCAGTAGCGGCTGGTCTCAGCAGTGATGTTCCGTTATTTTTAGGAATTGTAATATTCAGTGCGATATTCGTATTTGTCGGTAACCTGCTTGCGGATTTATCTTATTATTTAATTGACCCAAGGATTAAGGAGAGTGAATTCAATGATTAA
- a CDS encoding ABC transporter substrate-binding protein, with the protein MDLTNLESIKAVNETTVEFNLVEPRSTFIYDLRYVGIVPSDSYDNNTYGENPIGTGPYVLDHWDKGQQAIFKVNDNYYGQKPYFTQITLLFPEEATWLELAKSGDVDVVPVATSALNQSVDGYQFVEKSAGRAQGVSFPYLPDTGDSWNGTWKIGNNVTSDKAIRQALNVGVDRQAMCDEIFSGHATPEYTSVDTRDYANSNAKVQDGDVDAAKQILKEGGWTDTDGDGIVEKDGVKASFDLYYPPDYLDRQSLSTVFAEQAKELGIEVNLVGADWDTIYANMYSSAALMQQTSPDPYKSIYQQYHSKEADGFYMNPGLYNNTDSDKLMDEAMHSSDLNAANTLWSESALVNGGGWGPAGDAPFVWLVNYDYNYFIKDGIDIGEQPDGLGNDILINVCDWTRTNSTA; encoded by the coding sequence TTGGATTTAACAAATCTTGAAAGTATAAAAGCAGTAAATGAAACCACTGTCGAGTTTAATTTAGTTGAACCAAGATCAACATTCATTTATGACTTAAGATATGTCGGTATTGTTCCATCTGATTCATACGACAACAATACCTATGGTGAAAACCCAATCGGTACAGGACCTTATGTATTGGATCACTGGGATAAAGGCCAACAAGCAATATTCAAAGTCAATGATAACTATTATGGCCAAAAACCATACTTCACTCAAATTACCTTATTATTCCCTGAAGAAGCAACATGGTTAGAATTGGCTAAATCTGGTGATGTGGATGTAGTTCCTGTAGCAACTTCTGCATTAAACCAAAGTGTTGACGGATATCAATTTGTTGAAAAATCTGCTGGAAGAGCACAAGGTGTATCCTTCCCATACCTTCCGGACACAGGTGATTCTTGGAACGGAACATGGAAAATAGGTAACAATGTAACTTCCGATAAAGCAATCAGACAAGCATTGAACGTCGGTGTTGACCGTCAAGCAATGTGTGATGAAATCTTCTCAGGACATGCTACCCCTGAATATACCAGTGTAGATACAAGGGATTATGCAAACTCTAATGCTAAAGTTCAGGATGGAGATGTCGATGCAGCTAAACAAATCTTGAAAGAGGGTGGCTGGACAGATACTGACGGTGATGGAATCGTGGAAAAAGATGGTGTAAAAGCATCATTTGATTTATACTACCCACCTGACTACCTTGACAGACAGTCTCTATCCACAGTATTTGCAGAACAAGCAAAAGAACTTGGAATTGAAGTTAACTTAGTCGGTGCTGATTGGGATACAATTTATGCTAACATGTACTCTTCAGCAGCATTAATGCAACAAACTTCCCCTGACCCATACAAATCCATTTATCAACAATATCACAGTAAAGAAGCCGACGGATTCTACATGAACCCTGGTTTATACAACAACACTGATTCTGATAAATTGATGGATGAAGCAATGCATTCCAGTGATTTGAATGCTGCTAACACCTTATGGTCAGAATCCGCTCTCGTCAATGGCGGAGGTTGGGGTCCTGCTGGCGATGCTCCATTCGTATGGCTTGTAAACTACGACTACAACTACTTCATTAAAGATGGAATCGATATTGGTGAACAACCTGACGGTTTAGGAAACGATATATTAATTAATGTCTGTGATTGGACCAGAACCAACTCTACAGCTTAA
- a CDS encoding GNAT family N-acetyltransferase — protein sequence MDFIIRAVNNDPEEIDAVKVFLYEQIMNEYGIGPTPKFHYDIEWMAEYYLDSPKGNFYIALDGDKIIATAAIRAYDVDYELFEGVYSREDTASIWRLMVAEEYRRHGLARKLVNTMEEFAKDAGYDKIYLHTHRYLESGIPFWTSVGYEITIEEDDYDETTHMVKILT from the coding sequence ATGGATTTTATTATCAGGGCAGTAAATAATGACCCCGAGGAAATTGATGCTGTTAAAGTATTTTTATATGAGCAGATAATGAATGAGTATGGCATTGGGCCAACTCCAAAGTTTCATTATGATATTGAATGGATGGCAGAATATTATCTGGATTCCCCTAAAGGTAACTTTTACATAGCTTTAGACGGCGATAAAATAATTGCAACGGCGGCCATTAGGGCCTATGATGTTGATTATGAATTATTTGAAGGTGTCTATTCAAGGGAGGATACCGCAAGCATATGGAGACTGATGGTGGCTGAGGAGTACCGAAGGCATGGCCTTGCACGCAAATTGGTCAATACCATGGAGGAATTTGCTAAGGATGCCGGATATGATAAAATATACTTGCACACTCACAGGTATCTTGAATCTGGAATTCCTTTTTGGACATCTGTCGGTTATGAAATCACAATCGAGGAAGACGATTATGATGAAACAACCCATATGGTAAAAATTTTAACATGA
- a CDS encoding 4Fe-4S double cluster binding domain-containing protein, with protein MQNAPTHEYLEELISLNTRLDALGMKCEEFLMDKGYDAYAQTKKRLGTDFGEFNSFELPHKTIATRAGLGWIGKSALFTTKDYGSALRLSSVLTDAPLDLGTPIQKSRCGKCMECRDACPGGAISGKEWNYKLKRNDFYDDKKCEKYALIISEENLGKADTVCGKCIYACPHTQKYFKKL; from the coding sequence ATGCAGAATGCACCTACACATGAATATCTTGAAGAGCTAATAAGCCTAAACACAAGACTGGACGCCCTTGGGATGAAATGTGAGGAATTTTTAATGGACAAGGGTTATGATGCTTATGCGCAAACAAAAAAGAGACTGGGAACTGATTTTGGAGAGTTCAATTCATTTGAACTGCCACATAAAACTATCGCCACACGTGCAGGCCTTGGATGGATTGGCAAATCAGCATTATTCACAACAAAGGATTATGGATCAGCGCTTAGACTATCATCAGTTTTAACAGATGCTCCCTTAGACTTGGGAACCCCAATACAAAAATCAAGATGCGGAAAATGCATGGAATGCAGGGACGCATGCCCAGGCGGGGCAATAAGTGGCAAAGAGTGGAATTATAAATTAAAGAGAAATGACTTTTATGACGATAAAAAATGTGAGAAATACGCCCTCATTATATCAGAAGAAAACTTAGGAAAAGCAGATACGGTATGCGGAAAATGCATTTATGCCTGCCCACACACTCAAAAATATTTTAAAAAACTATAA
- a CDS encoding ABC transporter permease, whose translation MIKKRETDDKKQWFLYPANLRTKTLVIIILSALVIVSIFVSGYFIRDIPTSFISANQMPSLEHLFGTDWMGRDMFQRTIAGLGLSIMVGFIASVISTFISIVLGLFSSFNKFADEAVAGIIDLFGSIPHILLIILVSIMFGGGVIGVVMGVGLTHWTPLARVLRSEVKEIRTKEYIHLAENLGMSKVWIATKHILPLIISQIIVGVILMFPHAIMHEAAITFLGFGLPPHEPAIGVILSESMHYLSSGYWWLAFYPGMSLLIVVLLFDLIGENVEKLLNPETAQE comes from the coding sequence ATGATTAAAAAAAGAGAAACTGATGATAAAAAGCAATGGTTTTTGTACCCTGCTAATCTCAGGACAAAAACTCTTGTCATTATTATTCTTTCCGCATTGGTTATTGTATCCATTTTCGTTTCAGGTTATTTTATAAGGGATATTCCAACAAGTTTCATCAGCGCTAATCAAATGCCTTCCCTTGAACATCTTTTCGGTACTGATTGGATGGGAAGGGACATGTTTCAAAGAACCATTGCAGGTCTCGGATTAAGTATTATGGTCGGATTCATCGCATCTGTAATAAGTACTTTTATTTCCATTGTTCTGGGATTATTCTCAAGTTTCAATAAGTTTGCGGATGAGGCTGTTGCGGGAATCATTGATTTATTCGGTTCAATACCTCACATCCTTTTAATCATTCTTGTTTCCATCATGTTTGGTGGAGGGGTTATCGGTGTTGTGATGGGTGTTGGATTGACTCATTGGACTCCCCTTGCGAGGGTCTTAAGATCTGAAGTTAAAGAAATTAGGACTAAGGAATATATTCATTTAGCGGAAAATCTCGGAATGTCTAAAGTATGGATTGCAACAAAGCATATTCTTCCTTTAATCATATCTCAAATCATTGTAGGCGTAATCCTAATGTTCCCTCATGCTATCATGCACGAAGCGGCAATTACATTCTTAGGATTCGGATTGCCTCCTCATGAACCGGCTATTGGGGTAATTTTATCAGAATCAATGCACTACCTGTCATCTGGATACTGGTGGTTGGCTTTCTATCCTGGTATGTCATTACTGATAGTTGTATTGTTGTTTGATTTAATCGGAGAAAATGTTGAAAAATTGCTCAATCCTGAAACCGCACAGGAATAA
- a CDS encoding GNAT family N-acetyltransferase yields the protein MNVVIKELGNDSKEIKDVQDFLFKMIKKEFGYDYVPEWHQDIVNLEEYYINPQRNNFFVAYLETGEIIATIGIRAYDKDFPEFRHLYSRDTTSSIWRLFVDERCRRCGLASKMFQIAENFANGVEFKNIYLHTHKTLPGALEFWTKMGFVVALDSNDELETVHMDKEIKRLDINPLASDFTYAVKL from the coding sequence ATGAATGTTGTAATCAAAGAATTGGGCAATGATTCTAAAGAAATAAAGGATGTCCAGGATTTCTTGTTTAAGATGATAAAAAAGGAATTCGGCTATGATTATGTTCCTGAATGGCATCAGGATATTGTAAATCTTGAGGAATATTATATTAATCCTCAGAGAAACAACTTTTTTGTCGCTTATCTGGAAACCGGCGAAATCATTGCAACAATTGGCATCAGGGCATATGATAAGGACTTTCCTGAATTTAGGCATCTTTACTCAAGGGACACCACTTCCAGCATATGGAGGTTATTTGTCGATGAGAGGTGTAGGCGTTGCGGTTTAGCCTCTAAAATGTTTCAGATTGCTGAAAATTTTGCAAATGGTGTTGAATTCAAAAATATTTATTTGCATACTCATAAAACTCTTCCGGGAGCTTTGGAATTTTGGACAAAAATGGGTTTTGTAGTGGCATTGGACTCTAATGATGAATTAGAAACAGTTCATATGGATAAAGAAATAAAAAGATTGGATATTAATCCATTAGCAAGTGATTTCACCTATGCTGTAAAATTATAG
- a CDS encoding ABC transporter substrate-binding protein, whose product MDKKMIIAAIVALVVIVVAAFALMGGGTHDSDPTHLTVAAHSNIKEPEAGFSPLVGWGCGHQNYNPLVQSCLFKTDKNGDIVPDLATDYSISGDGKTWTVNVRDDVKFSDNSTFDAEDVASHSTLQKKPSQNWI is encoded by the coding sequence ATGGATAAAAAAATGATAATCGCAGCGATTGTAGCTTTGGTCGTTATAGTTGTGGCTGCATTTGCATTGATGGGTGGAGGCACTCATGACAGTGACCCTACTCATTTAACAGTAGCAGCGCACAGTAACATCAAAGAACCAGAAGCAGGATTCAGCCCTCTTGTTGGTTGGGGATGCGGACACCAAAACTATAATCCGTTAGTACAAAGTTGTTTATTTAAAACAGATAAAAATGGTGACATTGTCCCAGACCTTGCTACTGATTACTCAATCAGTGGTGACGGTAAAACATGGACAGTTAATGTAAGAGATGATGTTAAATTCTCAGATAACTCAACTTTCGATGCTGAGGATGTAGCATCACATTCAACACTGCAAAAGAAACCGAGTCAGAATTGGATTTAA
- a CDS encoding ABC transporter ATP-binding protein, with amino-acid sequence MEKLLDVENVSISFIQYTKGLNQRDLKVITDLTLDISEGEILAVLGSSGSGKSLLAHAIFGILPENANLNGKIKFKGRELSQEDKEEIRGKDIVLVPQSVNFLDPLMKISDQAIGNVKSDDERKEKKIKQREIFEHYNLDPEVDDMYPFQLSGGMARRVLVSTALLSDPKLVVADEPTPGLDEKTVQETLNHFKHMKEDGIGVLLITHDIHAALEVADRIGIFYSGYVIEIAENKDFSGDGENLLHPYTKALYKALPANGFELTKGHQPLHGEIVEGCPYYDRCEMRFDRCKQERPQLIDLGNKKVRCFKYEEGA; translated from the coding sequence ATGGAAAAATTATTAGATGTGGAAAATGTTTCAATATCATTTATTCAATATACTAAAGGTTTAAATCAAAGAGATCTAAAAGTGATTACAGATTTAACATTAGATATATCTGAAGGAGAAATATTGGCAGTATTAGGTTCAAGCGGGTCCGGAAAGAGTTTGCTTGCACATGCAATATTCGGCATCCTGCCTGAAAATGCAAACTTAAATGGAAAAATAAAATTCAAGGGAAGGGAATTGTCACAGGAAGACAAGGAAGAAATTAGGGGAAAAGACATTGTGCTCGTTCCCCAATCCGTGAATTTTTTAGATCCATTAATGAAAATATCCGACCAGGCCATTGGAAATGTCAAATCTGATGACGAGAGAAAAGAAAAGAAAATTAAACAAAGGGAAATTTTCGAACACTATAATCTGGACCCTGAAGTGGACGACATGTATCCCTTCCAGCTATCCGGAGGAATGGCAAGAAGAGTGCTCGTATCAACAGCACTGTTATCCGACCCAAAATTAGTGGTGGCGGACGAACCGACACCGGGACTTGACGAAAAGACAGTGCAGGAAACACTGAACCACTTCAAACATATGAAAGAAGATGGAATAGGGGTGCTTCTAATTACACACGACATCCATGCGGCATTGGAAGTGGCCGATAGAATCGGAATATTCTATTCAGGATATGTGATTGAAATTGCGGAAAACAAAGACTTTTCAGGAGACGGAGAAAACCTTCTACATCCTTACACAAAAGCGCTATACAAAGCATTGCCTGCAAACGGATTTGAACTAACTAAAGGCCACCAGCCATTACACGGAGAAATCGTTGAAGGTTGCCCATATTATGACAGATGTGAAATGAGATTTGATAGATGCAAACAAGAAAGGCCTCAATTAATTGATTTGGGCAATAAAAAAGTCAGATGTTTTAAATACGAGGAAGGTGCATAA